Proteins from a single region of Patulibacter sp. SYSU D01012:
- a CDS encoding type IV toxin-antitoxin system AbiEi family antitoxin domain-containing protein yields MNDLVGTHGRVVPRVDGAARRTPGLRALRRTRAAELAAQQHGVVSRAQLLGLGFSPSAVDRAIRAGELRVVHAGVYVLGPLPVTWRGRLMAAVLAAGPGAAVSHRSAAQLHGLLDGGAGPVHVVTPRRGPRRPGVRGHRARALGPDDVTEVDGIPVVTVARALLDLAADGRPGEAERAWRRADQLRVLDTAAIARVLVGGRRGAAVVRRLAHEAAGGAFGGLTRNELELLFVEAAHVGGLPVPVMNAPMVLAGRPVVLDAVWWHDRVVVELDGWETHGTRAAFEADRQRDAELLRAGYRVVRFTWRRVVSEPDVVVATLRDVLRRPAR; encoded by the coding sequence ATGAACGACCTGGTGGGAACGCACGGGCGCGTCGTGCCGCGCGTCGACGGGGCGGCGAGGCGCACGCCGGGGCTCCGCGCGCTCCGCCGGACCCGGGCGGCGGAGCTCGCAGCGCAGCAGCACGGCGTCGTCTCCCGCGCGCAGCTCCTGGGTCTCGGCTTCTCCCCCAGCGCGGTCGACCGGGCGATTCGGGCCGGCGAGCTCCGCGTGGTCCACGCCGGCGTCTACGTGCTCGGGCCGCTCCCGGTGACCTGGCGCGGACGCCTGATGGCCGCGGTGCTGGCGGCGGGGCCGGGCGCCGCCGTCAGCCACCGCAGCGCGGCGCAGCTCCACGGGCTGCTGGACGGCGGGGCGGGACCGGTGCACGTCGTCACCCCGCGGCGCGGCCCGCGTCGACCGGGCGTCCGCGGCCATCGCGCCCGCGCTCTGGGACCGGACGACGTCACCGAGGTCGACGGCATCCCGGTGGTGACCGTCGCGCGTGCGCTTCTGGACCTCGCGGCAGACGGACGCCCCGGCGAGGCGGAGCGAGCCTGGCGGCGGGCCGACCAGTTGCGGGTGCTCGACACGGCAGCGATCGCGCGCGTGCTCGTCGGCGGCCGGCGGGGCGCGGCGGTCGTCCGCCGGTTGGCGCACGAGGCGGCGGGCGGAGCGTTCGGCGGGCTCACCCGCAACGAGCTGGAGCTCCTCTTCGTGGAGGCCGCGCACGTGGGCGGCCTGCCCGTTCCCGTGATGAACGCGCCGATGGTGCTCGCCGGGCGACCGGTCGTGCTCGACGCCGTGTGGTGGCACGACCGGGTCGTGGTCGAGCTGGACGGGTGGGAGACCCACGGCACGCGGGCCGCCTTCGAGGCCGACCGACAGCGCGACGCCGAGCTGCTTCGTGCCGGCTACCGGGTGGTGCGCTTCACCTGGCGGCGGGTCGTGTCCGAGCCGGACGTCGTGGTGGCCACGCTCCGGGACGTCCTCCGCAGACCGGCGCGGTAG
- a CDS encoding CehA/McbA family metallohydrolase, with amino-acid sequence MRPVESLAIAQVTPYPLEADHPVTQHVLRLADELAGRGHRVAVLAASRTHARVGDTRRRLAEDPASLLPAPGAPPVVLAVGEALPAIPGVDRAPTLAVDAARAVEDALTAIPFDLVHVHEPFGPSVCTAALRHSRTLNVGTFHLPAERFIAGMGSGSPSGGGVRRKRSERLLGRLDERLTASAATAALVARSFPIGAGYTPRVPPSPLAGRRGPGAAAPAAPAGPSPAPSPAGASLRAATVAGASAAPAPAASTALAAPRPLHVVVPLDEERPARRLALRALRRLDPALPWRATVLAPEEDALLAGPVGLPAALRDRVRVQAGGALPADADVVILASNGARPAPHVLVEALDRGVLPVASRIDVHDELTDGGRRGLLFEPGDADVLVAQLERLLRDPRLRGDLRAAASEDPVAPGGWTAYADWVQERYAALRGRRHDPDRFDPALVARLRERRWIDVDLHMHTDHSGDCATPVEVLLDAARRQGLGAIAVTDHNEVSGAFEAAAKAAEYGVKVIVGEEVKTADQGEVIGLFLQERIPKGVTLQEAIADIRRQGGLVYVPHPFDRMHSVPDYEHMLDIVDDIDAVEVFNPRVAIGSFNEEAARFAAKYRMVAGAGSDSHVAQGLGSVRVTMPDFDGPEEFLAALAQARIGTKSGTLVYVQALKFLETVATPAPARRIVREHRVRKATRG; translated from the coding sequence GTGCGCCCCGTCGAGTCGCTGGCGATCGCCCAGGTCACGCCGTACCCGCTCGAGGCGGACCATCCCGTCACGCAGCACGTGCTGCGGCTCGCCGACGAGCTGGCCGGCCGCGGGCACCGGGTCGCCGTCCTGGCGGCGTCACGGACGCACGCGCGCGTCGGGGACACCCGCCGCCGGCTGGCCGAGGACCCGGCGTCGCTGTTGCCCGCGCCGGGCGCGCCCCCCGTGGTGCTCGCGGTCGGCGAGGCGCTGCCCGCGATCCCCGGCGTCGACCGGGCGCCCACCCTGGCCGTCGACGCCGCCCGCGCCGTCGAGGACGCCCTCACCGCCATCCCGTTCGACCTCGTCCACGTGCACGAGCCGTTCGGCCCGTCCGTGTGCACGGCCGCGCTGCGCCACAGCCGGACGCTGAACGTGGGCACCTTCCACCTGCCCGCCGAGCGGTTCATCGCCGGCATGGGCTCGGGCAGCCCGAGCGGCGGCGGCGTCCGACGCAAGCGCTCCGAGCGGCTGCTCGGGCGGCTCGACGAGCGCCTGACGGCCAGCGCCGCCACCGCCGCGCTGGTCGCCCGCTCCTTCCCGATCGGGGCGGGCTACACGCCGCGGGTGCCGCCGTCCCCGCTCGCCGGCCGCCGCGGCCCGGGCGCCGCCGCGCCCGCCGCGCCCGCCGGCCCGTCCCCGGCCCCGTCCCCGGCCGGCGCCAGCCTCCGCGCGGCCACGGTCGCCGGCGCCTCCGCCGCCCCGGCCCCGGCCGCGTCGACCGCGCTCGCGGCCCCGCGGCCCCTGCACGTCGTCGTGCCGCTCGACGAGGAGCGCCCCGCACGCCGGCTGGCGCTGCGGGCGCTGCGGCGCCTGGATCCGGCGCTGCCGTGGCGGGCCACCGTCCTGGCGCCGGAGGAGGACGCGCTGCTCGCCGGGCCCGTCGGCCTGCCCGCCGCGCTGCGCGACCGCGTGCGCGTGCAGGCCGGCGGGGCGCTGCCGGCGGACGCCGACGTCGTGATCCTGGCGTCGAACGGCGCCCGACCCGCCCCGCACGTGCTCGTCGAGGCGCTCGACCGCGGCGTCCTCCCGGTCGCCAGCCGCATCGACGTCCACGACGAGCTGACCGACGGCGGCCGGCGGGGGCTGCTCTTCGAGCCCGGCGACGCCGACGTGCTCGTCGCGCAGCTCGAGCGCCTGCTGCGCGACCCCCGCCTGCGCGGCGACCTGCGCGCCGCCGCGAGCGAGGACCCCGTCGCGCCCGGGGGCTGGACCGCCTACGCCGACTGGGTGCAGGAGCGCTACGCCGCCCTGCGCGGCCGCCGCCACGACCCGGACCGCTTCGATCCCGCCCTCGTGGCGCGCCTGCGCGAGCGGCGCTGGATCGACGTCGACCTGCACATGCACACCGACCACTCCGGCGACTGCGCCACGCCGGTCGAGGTGCTGCTCGACGCCGCGCGCCGGCAAGGCCTCGGCGCGATCGCGGTGACGGACCACAACGAGGTGTCCGGCGCCTTCGAGGCGGCCGCGAAGGCGGCCGAGTACGGGGTCAAGGTCATCGTCGGCGAAGAGGTCAAGACGGCCGACCAGGGCGAGGTCATCGGCCTGTTCCTGCAGGAGCGGATCCCCAAGGGCGTGACGCTGCAGGAGGCGATCGCCGACATCCGCCGCCAGGGCGGGCTGGTGTACGTGCCGCACCCGTTCGACCGCATGCACTCCGTGCCGGACTACGAGCACATGCTCGACATCGTCGACGACATCGACGCCGTCGAGGTGTTCAACCCGCGCGTGGCGATCGGCTCCTTCAACGAGGAGGCGGCGCGCTTCGCCGCGAAGTACCGCATGGTGGCCGGCGCCGGATCGGACTCGCACGTCGCCCAGGGCCTCGGCTCCGTGCGCGTGACGATGCCGGACTTCGACGGCCCGGAGGAGTTCCTCGCCGCCCTCGCGCAGGCCCGGATCGGGACGAAGTCCGGCACGCTCGTCTACGTCCAGGCGCTCAAGTTCCTCGAGACCGTCGCGACCCCCGCCCCCGCCCGCCGCATCGTCCGCGAGCACCGGGTGCGCAAGGCCACGCGCGGCTGA
- a CDS encoding phosphatase PAP2 family protein, with protein sequence MPDVLTRRRRFLPNGILDAVIQLLVVVAAYTAYQNTRGLINDQLGASRAFANADWIVSAERLLHIDIERSVQHAATSVPGLMDASSLMYVNAQFSVTFGAMIYIYLRHNQAFGFVRNMFICAWCLALLGYVLFPTAPPRLVPGLGIHDAVAAASGVDPTDQTHTVNRLYNPYAAVPSMHVGFSLMIGIPLARLSKHRITRIFWGLYPLVVLFVVMATGNHFLIDGILGAVAVGIAALVARWLGQRRPHAWRFGREPAGADGAVS encoded by the coding sequence ATGCCCGACGTCCTCACCCGCCGCCGCCGCTTCCTCCCCAACGGGATCCTCGACGCGGTCATCCAGCTGCTCGTCGTCGTCGCGGCGTACACGGCCTACCAGAACACGCGCGGGCTGATCAACGACCAGCTCGGCGCCAGCCGGGCGTTCGCCAACGCGGACTGGATCGTCTCGGCCGAGCGGCTCCTGCACATCGACATCGAGCGCAGCGTCCAGCACGCGGCGACGAGCGTGCCGGGGCTGATGGACGCGTCGAGCCTGATGTACGTCAACGCCCAGTTCTCCGTGACGTTCGGGGCGATGATCTACATCTACCTGCGTCACAACCAGGCGTTCGGGTTCGTGCGCAACATGTTCATCTGCGCGTGGTGCCTGGCGCTGCTGGGCTACGTGCTGTTCCCCACCGCCCCGCCGCGCCTGGTGCCGGGCCTGGGGATCCACGACGCGGTCGCGGCGGCCTCGGGCGTCGACCCGACGGACCAGACCCACACGGTCAACCGCCTCTACAACCCGTACGCGGCGGTGCCGTCGATGCACGTCGGCTTCTCGCTGATGATCGGCATCCCGCTCGCGCGGCTGTCGAAGCACCGGATCACGCGGATCTTCTGGGGGCTGTACCCGCTCGTCGTGCTGTTCGTCGTGATGGCGACCGGCAACCACTTCCTGATCGACGGCATCCTCGGCGCCGTCGCGGTGGGCATCGCGGCGCTCGTGGCGCGCTGGCTCGGCCAGCGGCGACCGCACGCCTGGCGGTTCGGCCGCGAGCCCGCCGGCGCCGACGGCGCCGTCTCGTAG
- a CDS encoding CDP-alcohol phosphatidyltransferase family protein has product MSTPADPPNAERTRFQQWLVDLPLTPNAISITGLIGNLIAAVLLWQEHYVLAGVAFILGSVMDTLDGRYSRMSGKGTTFGAFLDSTLDRMEEGIVLAAAVMVFAKHGDDVNAGLGTLAAVFSLLVSYTRARAEGLGLDGKAGIGSRAVRVVILSVGLVFGGHELLGDVDLLPASIWVLAALGVFTTLQRMWHVRAQLNRPPGDRPGA; this is encoded by the coding sequence ATGAGCACGCCCGCGGATCCACCGAACGCCGAGCGGACCAGGTTCCAGCAGTGGCTGGTCGACCTGCCGCTGACGCCGAACGCGATCTCGATCACCGGCCTGATCGGCAACCTGATCGCCGCCGTGCTGCTGTGGCAGGAGCACTACGTCCTGGCCGGCGTCGCGTTCATCCTCGGCTCCGTGATGGACACCCTCGACGGGCGCTACTCGCGCATGTCGGGCAAGGGCACGACGTTCGGCGCGTTCCTCGACTCCACGCTGGACCGCATGGAGGAGGGCATCGTCCTCGCCGCCGCGGTCATGGTCTTCGCCAAGCACGGCGACGACGTGAACGCCGGACTCGGCACCCTGGCCGCGGTCTTCTCGCTCCTCGTCTCGTACACGCGCGCCCGCGCCGAGGGCCTGGGCCTGGACGGCAAGGCGGGCATCGGCTCGCGCGCCGTGCGCGTCGTCATCCTCTCCGTCGGCCTCGTCTTCGGCGGCCACGAGCTGCTCGGCGACGTCGACCTGCTACCGGCGTCGATCTGGGTCCTCGCGGCCCTCGGCGTCTTCACGACGCTCCAGCGCATGTGGCACGTGCGCGCCCAGCTGAACCGCCCGCCGGGCGACCGCCCCGGCGCCTGA
- a CDS encoding nucleotide exchange factor GrpE, with product MSDKHDHTADSGDDQRPVPAPTGSGGGGGQRAETVRPTPADSGPKGAGAGNAPDDGATPGDVDHDAQPNRLGHDDDGIGPDGRPEGDHPGATAPDGDADDEDADPATGGSSPAPAEEEPDWKDRYLRSVAELDNVRKRARRDAALGEARGVVRLARELLPALDNLDRALAHVAETGEADDQLVEGLRIVHRELHAALASAGIEAYDPQGEPFDPRFHEALTQQPADEGTLPGTVVTVYQQGYRRGDDVLRAAKVVVAG from the coding sequence ATGAGCGACAAGCACGACCACACCGCGGACAGCGGCGACGACCAGCGCCCCGTCCCGGCCCCCACCGGGTCGGGCGGGGGCGGCGGACAGCGCGCCGAGACCGTGCGGCCGACGCCCGCCGACAGCGGCCCGAAGGGCGCCGGCGCGGGCAACGCGCCCGACGACGGCGCGACGCCCGGTGACGTCGACCACGACGCGCAGCCCAACCGCCTGGGCCACGACGACGACGGCATCGGCCCGGACGGCCGCCCCGAGGGCGACCACCCCGGGGCGACGGCGCCCGACGGCGACGCGGACGACGAGGACGCCGACCCTGCCACCGGCGGGAGCTCCCCCGCTCCCGCCGAGGAGGAGCCGGACTGGAAGGACCGCTACCTCCGCTCCGTCGCCGAGCTCGACAACGTCCGCAAGCGCGCCCGGCGCGACGCGGCGCTGGGCGAGGCCCGGGGCGTCGTCCGGCTGGCGCGCGAGCTGCTGCCGGCGCTGGACAACCTGGACCGCGCGCTCGCGCACGTCGCCGAGACCGGCGAGGCGGACGACCAGCTCGTCGAGGGCCTGCGGATCGTCCACCGCGAGCTGCACGCCGCCCTGGCGTCGGCCGGCATCGAGGCCTACGACCCGCAGGGCGAGCCCTTCGACCCCCGGTTCCACGAGGCGCTGACCCAGCAGCCCGCGGACGAGGGGACCCTGCCCGGGACGGTCGTCACCGTCTATCAGCAGGGCTACCGGCGCGGGGACGACGTCCTGCGCGCCGCCAAGGTGGTCGTCGCGGGCTGA
- a CDS encoding inositol-3-phosphate synthase yields MAIIGVGNCANSFVQGVQFYKDADASESVPGLMHVDLGGYHVRDIEFTAAFDINETKVGKDLSEAIWAYPNDTIKFADVPNLDVPVYRGMTHDGLGKYLSQKITKAPGETADIVKILKETKTDVVVSYLPVGSEQATKWYVEQVLEAGCGFVNCIPVFIAREEYWDKRFQEKGLPIIGDDIKSQVGATIVHRSLARLFHERGVVLQHTSQLNVGGNMDFFNMLERERLESKKISKTNAVTSVAGVDLPAENVHVGPSDYVPWLTDRKWAHIRLEGKAFGEVPLNVELKLEVWDSPNSAGVIIDAARLVKLGLNNGIAGQLDGPSSYLMKSPHNQRPDDIARRDTEEFIAKNAGKQAGLGAAKAEAAEPATA; encoded by the coding sequence GTGGCGATCATCGGCGTCGGCAACTGCGCCAACTCCTTCGTCCAGGGCGTCCAGTTCTACAAGGACGCCGACGCCTCCGAGTCCGTTCCCGGCCTCATGCACGTCGACCTGGGCGGCTACCACGTCCGCGACATCGAGTTCACCGCCGCGTTCGACATCAACGAGACGAAGGTCGGCAAGGACCTGTCCGAGGCCATCTGGGCCTACCCGAACGACACGATCAAGTTCGCGGACGTCCCGAACCTGGACGTGCCGGTGTACCGCGGCATGACGCACGACGGTCTCGGCAAGTACCTGTCGCAGAAGATCACGAAGGCGCCGGGCGAGACCGCCGACATCGTGAAGATCCTCAAGGAGACGAAGACGGACGTCGTCGTCTCCTACCTGCCGGTCGGCTCCGAGCAGGCGACGAAGTGGTACGTCGAGCAGGTCCTCGAGGCCGGCTGCGGCTTCGTCAACTGCATCCCCGTCTTCATCGCCCGCGAGGAGTACTGGGACAAGCGCTTCCAGGAGAAGGGCCTGCCGATCATCGGCGACGACATCAAGTCGCAGGTCGGCGCCACGATCGTCCACCGCTCCCTCGCCCGTCTCTTCCACGAGCGCGGCGTCGTGCTGCAGCACACCTCGCAGCTCAACGTCGGCGGCAACATGGACTTCTTCAACATGCTCGAGCGCGAGCGCCTCGAGTCGAAGAAGATCTCCAAGACGAACGCCGTCACCTCGGTCGCCGGCGTCGACCTGCCCGCCGAGAACGTCCACGTCGGCCCGTCGGACTACGTGCCGTGGCTCACCGACCGCAAGTGGGCGCACATCCGCCTGGAGGGCAAGGCCTTCGGCGAGGTCCCGCTGAACGTCGAGCTGAAGCTCGAGGTCTGGGACTCGCCGAACTCGGCCGGCGTCATCATCGACGCCGCCCGCCTGGTCAAGCTCGGCCTGAACAACGGCATCGCCGGCCAGCTCGACGGCCCCTCCTCCTACCTCATGAAGTCGCCGCACAACCAGCGTCCGGACGACATCGCGCGCCGCGACACCGAGGAGTTCATCGCCAAGAACGCCGGCAAGCAGGCCGGCCTGGGCGCGGCGAAGGCCGAGGCCGCGGAGCCCGCGACCGCCTGA
- the dnaK gene encoding molecular chaperone DnaK produces MSRSLVWEQEHHMGKIIGIDLGTTNSCMAVLEGGEPTVIENAEGGRTTPSVVAFAKGERLVGAVAKRQAVTNPTNTISSVKRFMGRKEAEVREEESIVPYKVVAGPNGDARIEAEGKQYSPPEVSAITLAKLKADAEAYLGETVDGAVITVPAYFNDDQRQATKDAGKIAGLDVKRIINEPTAASLAYGLDKETDQTILVFDLGGGTFDVSVLEIGDGVFEVKSTAGDNHLGGDNFDKAIVDWLAGEFKRDQGIDLKADPMALQRLFEAAEKAKIELSSAQETQINLPFITADASGPKHLDVRLTRAKLTELAGDLLDRLVAPVRQAMDDAKEKGASSIDHIVLVGGMTRMPAVQEKVKELTGKEPHRGVNPDEVVAVGAAVQAGVLAGDVKDVLLLDVTPLTVGIETKGGVMTKLIERNTTIPTRKSEIFSTADDNQPSVEIHVLQGEREMASYNKSLGKFQLTGIPPAPRGVPQIEVTFDIDANGILNVSAKDLGTGKEQKIEIKAGGGLSDEEIQRMVSDAEANAEEDKKARELAEARNVAEQGAYQAEKQLSDLGDQVDEASRKEIEDAITAVRETLEGGDADAINSKREALEQAFHKVSEQLYQRAQEQQAAAGGDGAGPAGGSSSDEEDVVDAEVVDEK; encoded by the coding sequence ATTTCACGCAGTCTCGTCTGGGAGCAAGAGCACCACATGGGCAAGATCATCGGCATCGACCTGGGCACGACGAACTCGTGCATGGCCGTCCTCGAGGGCGGCGAGCCCACGGTCATCGAGAACGCGGAGGGCGGCCGCACCACGCCGTCCGTCGTCGCCTTCGCCAAGGGCGAGCGCCTCGTCGGGGCCGTCGCCAAGCGACAGGCCGTCACCAACCCGACGAACACCATCTCCTCCGTCAAGCGCTTCATGGGCCGCAAGGAGGCCGAGGTGCGCGAGGAGGAGTCGATCGTCCCGTACAAGGTCGTCGCGGGCCCGAACGGCGATGCGCGCATCGAGGCCGAGGGCAAGCAGTACTCCCCGCCGGAGGTCTCGGCGATCACGCTGGCGAAGCTGAAGGCCGACGCCGAGGCGTACCTGGGCGAGACGGTCGACGGCGCGGTCATCACCGTCCCGGCGTACTTCAACGACGACCAGCGGCAGGCGACGAAGGACGCCGGCAAGATCGCCGGCCTCGACGTCAAGCGCATCATCAACGAGCCGACCGCCGCGTCGCTGGCCTACGGCCTCGACAAGGAGACCGACCAGACGATCCTCGTCTTCGACCTGGGCGGCGGCACGTTCGACGTGTCCGTGCTCGAGATCGGCGACGGCGTCTTCGAGGTCAAGTCGACCGCCGGCGACAACCACCTGGGCGGCGACAACTTCGACAAGGCCATCGTCGACTGGCTCGCGGGCGAGTTCAAGCGCGACCAGGGCATCGACCTGAAGGCCGACCCGATGGCCCTCCAGCGCCTGTTCGAGGCCGCGGAGAAGGCGAAGATCGAGCTGTCCTCCGCGCAGGAGACGCAGATCAACCTGCCGTTCATCACGGCCGACGCCTCGGGCCCGAAGCACCTCGACGTGCGCCTGACCCGCGCGAAGCTCACCGAGCTCGCCGGCGACCTGCTCGACCGCCTCGTCGCGCCGGTCCGTCAGGCGATGGACGACGCGAAGGAGAAGGGCGCCTCGTCCATCGACCACATCGTCCTCGTCGGCGGCATGACGCGCATGCCGGCGGTGCAGGAGAAGGTCAAGGAGCTCACGGGCAAGGAGCCGCACCGCGGCGTCAACCCGGACGAGGTCGTCGCCGTCGGCGCGGCCGTCCAGGCGGGCGTGCTCGCGGGCGACGTCAAGGACGTCCTGCTGCTCGACGTCACCCCGCTCACGGTCGGCATCGAGACCAAGGGCGGCGTCATGACGAAGCTCATCGAGCGCAACACGACGATCCCGACGCGCAAGTCCGAGATCTTCTCGACCGCCGACGACAACCAGCCGTCCGTCGAGATCCACGTCCTGCAGGGCGAGCGCGAGATGGCGAGCTACAACAAGTCGCTCGGCAAGTTCCAGCTGACGGGCATCCCGCCCGCGCCGCGCGGCGTGCCGCAGATCGAGGTCACGTTCGACATCGACGCGAACGGCATCCTCAACGTGTCCGCGAAGGACCTGGGCACGGGCAAGGAGCAGAAGATCGAGATCAAGGCCGGCGGTGGCCTCTCCGACGAGGAGATCCAGCGCATGGTGTCCGACGCCGAGGCGAACGCCGAGGAGGACAAGAAGGCCCGCGAGCTGGCCGAGGCCCGCAACGTCGCCGAGCAGGGCGCGTACCAGGCCGAGAAGCAGCTGTCCGACCTGGGCGACCAGGTGGACGAGGCCTCCCGCAAGGAGATCGAGGACGCCATCACGGCCGTCCGCGAGACCCTCGAGGGCGGCGACGCCGACGCGATCAACAGCAAGCGCGAGGCGCTCGAGCAGGCCTTCCACAAGGTCTCCGAGCAGCTCTACCAGCGCGCCCAGGAGCAGCAGGCGGCCGCCGGCGGCGACGGCGCCGGCCCCGCCGGCGGCTCGTCCTCGGACGAGGAGGACGTCGTCGACGCCGAGGTCGTGGACGAGAAGTAG
- a CDS encoding serine protease: MSARALPALVVAALLALLAIPGPAARASQPASAARATPRVVSGTTGPAIPWQVALVPANDGAVVTPLQAYCGGVLRDAWHVLTAAHCVADADASSVAVAAFSGPRSAPGPDAQVQRVQGITTSPAYRASTEGMDVALLTLAAPLAGTPMPLPAPGADDTGSAALVSGWGDADALTPGPQQPDALLRGVVRLLPDRACGMYAPYYRADTMLCAGATGPGVVTDACQGDSGGPLVRHDGGSVGPDGVTDLGHYDRVVGLVSWGVSCGDGRFPGVYTRLASPAVQSIAALADPPFRPDATGAAPAVQGLLAPGGTAHCTPGRWSIDLLTREYTWRSVGAGGDVRLEGIGPDLPVGAALVGRALSCEERVSSAGGTRTRAGGAPYAVVATLAQAQALSGARTRRPATGADLTPPTASITRGSCRTGRCALTVVARQSSRPARAVRVTYARTSGCPTRGAARRRCSAPRSLRVARVAGGVFRGTTRRLPRARWRFVAVATGAAKLHSRQAVRVLRVGR; encoded by the coding sequence ATGTCCGCCCGCGCCCTGCCGGCGCTCGTGGTCGCCGCCCTCCTCGCCCTGCTGGCGATCCCCGGGCCCGCGGCCCGCGCCTCCCAGCCCGCCTCCGCCGCCCGGGCGACGCCCCGCGTCGTCTCCGGCACGACCGGCCCCGCGATCCCGTGGCAGGTGGCCCTCGTGCCCGCGAACGACGGCGCCGTCGTCACCCCGCTGCAGGCCTACTGCGGCGGAGTGCTGCGCGACGCCTGGCACGTGCTGACCGCCGCGCACTGCGTGGCCGACGCCGACGCGTCCTCCGTCGCGGTCGCGGCGTTCTCCGGCCCGCGCAGCGCCCCCGGGCCCGACGCCCAGGTGCAGCGCGTGCAGGGCATCACCACGTCGCCGGCCTACCGCGCGAGCACCGAGGGCATGGACGTGGCCCTCCTGACGCTCGCCGCGCCGCTCGCCGGCACGCCGATGCCGCTGCCCGCCCCCGGCGCGGACGACACCGGCAGCGCCGCCCTCGTCTCCGGCTGGGGCGACGCCGACGCGCTGACCCCGGGGCCGCAGCAGCCCGACGCGCTGCTGCGCGGCGTCGTGCGGCTGCTGCCCGACCGGGCGTGCGGCATGTACGCCCCGTACTACCGCGCCGACACCATGCTCTGCGCCGGCGCGACCGGACCGGGCGTCGTCACCGACGCCTGCCAGGGCGACTCGGGCGGCCCCCTGGTGCGCCACGACGGCGGGAGCGTCGGCCCGGACGGCGTCACCGACCTCGGGCACTACGACCGCGTCGTCGGCCTCGTCTCGTGGGGCGTGTCGTGCGGGGACGGCCGCTTCCCCGGCGTCTACACGCGGCTGGCCTCGCCCGCCGTGCAGAGCATCGCGGCGCTCGCCGACCCGCCGTTCCGTCCCGACGCCACGGGGGCCGCGCCGGCGGTCCAGGGCCTGCTCGCCCCCGGGGGCACGGCGCACTGCACCCCCGGCCGCTGGAGCATCGACCTGCTGACCCGCGAGTACACGTGGCGCAGCGTCGGGGCCGGCGGCGACGTGCGGCTGGAGGGGATCGGCCCCGACCTGCCCGTCGGCGCCGCCCTGGTCGGCCGCGCCCTCTCGTGCGAGGAGCGCGTGTCGTCCGCCGGCGGCACCCGCACCCGGGCGGGCGGCGCCCCCTACGCCGTCGTCGCCACCCTCGCGCAGGCCCAGGCGCTCTCGGGGGCGCGGACGCGCCGACCGGCGACCGGCGCCGACCTGACGCCGCCGACCGCGTCGATCACCCGGGGCAGCTGCCGGACGGGACGCTGCGCCCTGACCGTCGTCGCCCGGCAGTCCAGCCGGCCGGCGCGCGCCGTGCGGGTGACGTACGCGCGCACGAGCGGCTGCCCGACCCGGGGCGCGGCGCGGCGCCGCTGCAGCGCGCCCCGCAGCCTGCGGGTGGCGCGCGTGGCGGGCGGCGTCTTCCGCGGGACGACGCGCCGGCTGCCGCGGGCGCGCTGGCGGTTCGTGGCGGTGGCGACCGGCGCGGCGAAGCTGCACAGCCGCCAGGCCGTGCGCGTGCTCCGCGTCGGGCGCTGA